The proteins below are encoded in one region of Rhizobacter sp.:
- the mlaD gene encoding outer membrane lipid asymmetry maintenance protein MlaD, producing MQKARQDLWVGLFVMVGAAAVLFLALKAGNLLTLNFDETYPVTAKFDNIGGLKPRAAVKSAGVVVGRVESIGFDDKTYQASVVLQMQKKFVFPKDSSAKILTAGLLGEQYLGLEPGASEKNLAPGDVITQTQSAVVLENLIGQFLYNKAADAGSPAPAPSPAPAGTKK from the coding sequence ATGCAGAAAGCGCGTCAGGACCTGTGGGTGGGCCTCTTCGTGATGGTCGGTGCGGCGGCGGTGCTCTTCCTCGCACTCAAGGCCGGCAACCTGCTGACGCTGAACTTCGATGAAACCTACCCGGTCACCGCGAAGTTCGACAACATCGGCGGCCTGAAGCCACGCGCCGCGGTCAAGAGCGCTGGCGTGGTGGTGGGGCGTGTCGAGTCGATCGGCTTCGACGACAAGACCTACCAGGCGAGCGTGGTGCTGCAGATGCAGAAGAAGTTCGTGTTCCCGAAAGACAGCTCGGCCAAGATCCTCACGGCCGGCCTGCTGGGCGAGCAGTACCTCGGCCTGGAGCCGGGCGCGTCGGAGAAGAACCTGGCGCCGGGTGACGTCATCACGCAGACGCAGTCGGCCGTGGTGCTCGAAAACCTCATCGGCCAGTTCCTCTACAACAAGGCGGCCGACGCCGGATCGCCTGCCCCGGCGCCGTCACCGGCCCCCGCTGGCACGAAGAAGTGA
- the mlaE gene encoding lipid asymmetry maintenance ABC transporter permease subunit MlaE, with product MGWLHPARVGQQVRTKLVDIGVAARLFVRLVALVAPTFRRLQLVVTQVFLLGNLSLSIIAVSGLFVGFVLGLQGYYILSDFGSTEAVGLMVALSLVRELGPVVTALLFAGRAGTSLTAEIGLMKAGEQLAAMEMMAVDPVKRVLAPRFWAGVIAMPLLAAVFSAVGIIGGWLVAVKMIGIDEGAFWSQMQGGVEVWADVGNGVIKSVVFGFTVTFVALLQGYFCRPTPEGVSAATTRTVVMASLSVLALDFVMTAMMFSI from the coding sequence ATCGGCTGGCTCCACCCCGCCCGTGTGGGCCAGCAGGTGCGCACCAAGCTGGTCGACATCGGCGTCGCCGCACGCCTCTTCGTGCGCCTCGTCGCGCTGGTGGCACCCACGTTCCGGCGCCTGCAGCTGGTGGTGACGCAGGTGTTCCTGCTCGGCAACCTGTCGCTGTCGATCATTGCCGTCTCAGGCCTTTTCGTTGGCTTCGTGCTCGGCCTGCAGGGTTACTACATCCTGTCGGACTTCGGCTCGACCGAGGCCGTGGGGCTGATGGTGGCGCTGTCGCTGGTGCGCGAGCTCGGCCCGGTGGTCACGGCGCTGCTCTTCGCGGGCCGCGCCGGCACTTCGCTCACGGCAGAGATCGGCCTCATGAAGGCCGGTGAGCAGCTCGCCGCGATGGAGATGATGGCCGTCGACCCGGTGAAGCGGGTGCTGGCACCGCGCTTCTGGGCCGGCGTGATCGCGATGCCGCTGCTGGCCGCGGTCTTCAGCGCCGTGGGCATCATTGGCGGCTGGCTGGTCGCGGTGAAGATGATCGGCATCGACGAAGGGGCGTTCTGGTCGCAGATGCAAGGCGGCGTGGAGGTCTGGGCCGACGTCGGCAATGGCGTGATCAAGAGCGTGGTGTTCGGCTTCACGGTCACCTTCGTGGCCTTGCTGCAGGGTTACTTCTGCCGCCCCACGCCGGAAGGTGTGTCGGCCGCCACCACGCGCACGGTGGTGATGGCCTCGCTCTCGGTGCTGGCGCTGGACTTCGTCATGACGGCGATGATGTTTTCGATTTGA
- a CDS encoding ABC transporter ATP-binding protein produces the protein MIELRNVTCGYGDRVILEGVNLTVPRGKVLALMGTSGGGKTTVLRLIGRQLEPMSGQVMFDGVDMATLDTKGLYALRRRMGMLFQFGALFTDLSVFENVAFPLREHTDLSEAMIRDLVLMKLNAVGLRGARDLLPSQVSGGMARRVALARAIALDPDLIMYDEPFAGLDPISMGVAATLIKDLNHALGVTSIVVSHDVDETFLIADQVVFIANGRIAAQGTPAEMRASDDPLVRQFVGGQSDGPVRFHYPAVPVAEDFGLGGRA, from the coding sequence ATGATCGAACTGCGCAACGTCACCTGCGGCTACGGCGACCGGGTCATTCTCGAAGGCGTGAACCTCACCGTGCCCCGCGGCAAGGTGCTCGCGCTGATGGGCACTTCCGGGGGCGGCAAGACCACCGTCCTGCGCCTGATCGGGCGGCAGCTCGAGCCCATGAGCGGGCAGGTCATGTTCGACGGTGTCGACATGGCCACGCTCGACACCAAGGGGCTGTATGCCCTGCGTCGGCGCATGGGCATGCTGTTCCAGTTCGGGGCCCTCTTCACCGACCTGTCCGTCTTCGAGAATGTCGCGTTTCCGCTGCGCGAGCACACCGATCTGTCGGAAGCCATGATCCGCGACCTGGTGCTGATGAAGCTCAACGCGGTGGGGCTGCGCGGCGCGCGCGACCTCCTCCCCTCGCAGGTGTCGGGCGGCATGGCGCGGCGCGTGGCGCTCGCGCGTGCGATCGCGCTCGACCCCGACCTCATCATGTACGACGAGCCCTTCGCCGGCCTGGACCCGATCTCGATGGGCGTGGCCGCCACGCTGATCAAGGACCTGAACCATGCCCTGGGCGTGACCAGCATCGTGGTCTCGCACGACGTCGACGAGACCTTCCTCATCGCCGACCAGGTGGTCTTCATCGCCAACGGCCGCATCGCGGCGCAAGGCACACCGGCCGAGATGCGGGCGAGCGACGACCCGCTCGTGCGCCAGTTCGTCGGCGGTCAGTCGGATGGCCCGGTGCGTTTCCACTACCCGGCGGTGCCGGTGGCCGAAGACTTCGGCCTGGGAGGCCGCGCATGA
- a CDS encoding DUF3108 domain-containing protein, whose translation MSTPQAAPASAAAAAPATAASAAPLDDTGGEAALLYALSGQFGGHAVGGSATLQWKLEPSGYLLSLQVTGSRQFKTVFAWELRTRGRSSSGSMHPDVYEEELRTAGEGQQSVAVPFSDSPTHDPGAGPRLDPLSALLKLCNDLHLRHQEEASQPYPVVVRLGSRSLHLSFAREGEEELPTSWGNLRTEKYVTKYPNEFYIGPRVTLWLAQGFRHAPVRVRVEEQDLARLDFDLLSEPVAFPAWR comes from the coding sequence GTGTCGACACCGCAGGCCGCCCCGGCCTCCGCGGCAGCCGCCGCGCCTGCGACCGCTGCGTCGGCCGCACCGCTGGACGACACCGGAGGGGAAGCCGCGTTGCTCTACGCCTTGAGTGGCCAGTTCGGTGGCCATGCCGTCGGGGGCAGCGCCACCTTGCAGTGGAAGCTCGAGCCGAGCGGCTACCTCTTGTCGCTGCAAGTGACGGGATCGCGGCAGTTCAAGACCGTCTTCGCATGGGAACTCAGGACACGCGGCCGCTCCTCCAGCGGAAGCATGCACCCCGATGTCTATGAAGAAGAGCTGCGCACCGCGGGCGAGGGCCAGCAGTCAGTGGCGGTGCCGTTTTCGGACAGCCCCACGCACGACCCCGGGGCCGGCCCGAGACTCGACCCCTTGAGCGCATTGCTGAAGCTGTGCAACGACCTGCACCTGCGCCATCAAGAGGAAGCATCGCAGCCCTACCCCGTCGTTGTGCGACTGGGGAGCCGCAGCCTGCACCTGAGCTTCGCGCGTGAAGGTGAGGAAGAGCTGCCCACCTCGTGGGGAAACCTGCGCACCGAGAAATACGTCACGAAGTATCCCAACGAGTTCTACATCGGCCCCCGCGTCACGCTGTGGCTGGCACAGGGCTTCCGCCACGCACCCGTGCGGGTGAGGGTCGAAGAGCAAGACCTCGCCAGGCTCGATTTCGACCTGCTGTCCGAGCCGGTCGCCTTTCCCGCTTGGCGTTAG
- a CDS encoding prepilin-type N-terminal cleavage/methylation domain-containing protein, with protein sequence MSTDHHAASRFARGFTLIEVMIVVAIVAILATVALPSYRDYILRGHLVDGTNGLLTMRADMERYFQDNRTYASTGGFNPPCLTPRITDAFTVSCEAAPGASAYVLTARGRNAANGFVFTLTQVDARDTTGIPTGSNWGVPNSGCWLMKRGQTC encoded by the coding sequence ATGTCGACCGACCACCACGCCGCCTCCCGTTTCGCCCGTGGCTTCACGCTGATTGAAGTGATGATCGTGGTGGCCATCGTGGCCATCCTGGCCACGGTGGCGCTGCCGAGCTATCGGGACTACATCCTGCGCGGCCACCTCGTCGATGGCACCAATGGTCTCCTGACGATGAGAGCCGACATGGAGCGTTACTTTCAGGACAACCGCACCTACGCATCGACCGGGGGCTTCAACCCGCCCTGTTTGACCCCTCGCATCACTGACGCTTTCACCGTGAGCTGCGAAGCGGCTCCTGGCGCCTCCGCGTATGTCCTGACAGCTCGAGGCCGGAATGCCGCGAATGGCTTTGTTTTCACGCTCACCCAGGTCGACGCCCGCGACACCACGGGGATCCCGACTGGCTCCAATTGGGGCGTGCCGAATTCCGGCTGCTGGCTCATGAAGCGGGGCCAAACGTGCTGA
- a CDS encoding GspH/FimT family pseudopilin has translation MLSPNVRRPRAGGSAHPRGFTLIELVITLALFGLLFSLALPSLSTWIRNNNIRSTAEILQSALRTAQQEAVRRNRTVVFFLTYATPMMGAPAGFGGRNWVIQYVPTAIDTPVAPEPVVQTGRMSEVGSNSVLALATNTLGNVTAICFNSSGRMTTATAATTGVPNGDCNAAVTTFNITQATGTTDRPLRVMVDIGGRVRMCDPNRPSTAPEGC, from the coding sequence GTGCTGAGCCCCAACGTGCGTCGCCCGCGTGCCGGCGGCAGCGCCCATCCGCGCGGATTCACCCTCATCGAATTGGTGATCACCTTGGCGCTGTTTGGCTTGCTCTTCAGCCTGGCGCTGCCGTCGTTGAGCACCTGGATCCGCAACAACAACATCCGCAGCACCGCCGAGATCTTGCAAAGTGCCCTGCGGACTGCGCAGCAGGAAGCCGTGCGTCGCAACCGCACGGTGGTGTTCTTCCTGACCTACGCCACGCCGATGATGGGTGCACCGGCAGGGTTCGGCGGGCGCAACTGGGTCATCCAATATGTGCCCACAGCAATCGACACGCCGGTAGCGCCAGAGCCCGTGGTGCAAACCGGCCGGATGAGCGAAGTCGGCTCCAACAGCGTTTTGGCCCTCGCGACCAATACGCTTGGCAACGTCACCGCCATCTGCTTCAACTCGAGCGGCCGGATGACCACCGCGACCGCGGCGACGACGGGCGTTCCCAACGGCGACTGCAACGCAGCGGTCACCACCTTCAACATCACGCAGGCCACCGGCACCACCGACCGCCCCTTGCGCGTGATGGTCGACATCGGCGGCCGGGTGCGCATGTGCGACCCGAACCGCCCCTCCACCGCCCCTGAGGGATGCTGA
- a CDS encoding prepilin-type N-terminal cleavage/methylation domain-containing protein gives MQRRTSKPQQAGFTLIEVLVAILICSIGLLGLVGLQSRAMQYSVGAEDVTRAARLVDEAVWAIQDQGTLPLRQSAYDAWRQRVQDPAVGFAYGEGEIVPDPAVAGVVRITITWNPPDSPNGAQPRRYTTEVGL, from the coding sequence ATGCAGCGCAGAACTTCCAAACCCCAACAGGCCGGCTTCACGCTGATCGAAGTCCTTGTGGCGATCCTGATCTGCTCCATAGGCCTGCTCGGGCTCGTGGGCTTGCAATCGCGGGCGATGCAGTACTCGGTCGGCGCGGAAGACGTGACCCGCGCTGCGCGACTGGTGGACGAAGCCGTCTGGGCCATCCAGGACCAGGGGACGCTGCCCTTGCGCCAGTCGGCCTACGACGCCTGGCGGCAGCGCGTCCAGGACCCGGCGGTCGGCTTCGCCTACGGGGAAGGCGAGATCGTCCCCGACCCTGCCGTGGCCGGGGTCGTTCGCATCACGATCACCTGGAACCCGCCGGATTCCCCCAACGGCGCGCAGCCTCGCCGCTACACCACGGAAGTGGGCCTATGA
- a CDS encoding PilW family protein, with product MHKSARPASKGFSLIELLVAMAIGLVVTLVITRVLMLSEGQKRTSTALNDTVQSGAYSSFVLERAIRQAGTGYTQKLTELFGCRINAASVTAGGPLLPATAPFDAPFAAAAQMRRLAPVLIEKNAADSGGETRGDVITVLSGAGGKSEMPMRATSFNLALPMSFSLPFTGEYNVGDLVLIGGDRAAGGQRECMVQQVSAIAGKSLILGGDYFTATGNTVNFADFATMSVVYAAQIGKGQPALPAPQTPPNPPLFQMFAVGDNNTLFALDLLKTGSTAVANQPQPVSDNVVEVRALYGIDANFDHQVDTWWDPATSPFTYAELTNGSGVALGNLKRISSIRLGLITRSPVQEKLRDDGTPISPEQVVLFPGLTSSGGAQLQYVRTLTADERNFRYRTYETIIPLRNMQFAPLP from the coding sequence ATGCATAAGTCCGCCCGACCGGCCTCCAAGGGCTTCTCGCTCATCGAGCTGCTGGTGGCCATGGCCATCGGCCTCGTGGTAACACTCGTGATCACGCGCGTGCTGATGCTGTCCGAAGGCCAGAAACGCACGTCGACGGCGCTCAACGACACTGTCCAATCGGGCGCCTATTCGAGCTTCGTGCTGGAGCGCGCTATCCGGCAAGCCGGCACCGGCTACACCCAGAAGCTCACCGAACTCTTCGGCTGTCGCATCAATGCCGCCAGCGTGACCGCCGGTGGCCCCCTCTTGCCGGCCACTGCCCCCTTCGACGCTCCGTTTGCCGCCGCGGCGCAGATGCGGCGCTTGGCCCCGGTGCTGATCGAGAAGAACGCCGCCGACTCGGGCGGAGAAACCCGCGGCGACGTCATCACCGTGCTCTCGGGTGCGGGCGGCAAGAGCGAAATGCCCATGCGGGCCACGTCGTTCAACCTCGCTCTGCCGATGAGCTTTTCTCTGCCGTTCACGGGCGAGTACAACGTGGGTGACCTCGTTCTCATCGGCGGAGACCGTGCCGCTGGCGGGCAACGGGAATGCATGGTGCAGCAGGTCTCGGCCATTGCCGGCAAATCGCTGATCCTCGGCGGCGATTACTTCACTGCGACGGGGAACACCGTCAACTTCGCCGACTTCGCCACCATGAGCGTCGTGTACGCCGCGCAGATCGGCAAGGGACAGCCGGCCCTGCCCGCACCGCAGACACCGCCGAATCCCCCGCTCTTCCAGATGTTCGCCGTGGGCGACAACAACACCCTCTTCGCTCTCGATCTGCTGAAGACAGGCTCGACCGCGGTGGCCAACCAGCCGCAGCCGGTGTCCGATAACGTGGTCGAAGTCCGTGCCTTGTATGGCATCGACGCCAACTTTGATCACCAGGTCGACACCTGGTGGGACCCGGCCACCTCGCCTTTCACCTATGCCGAGCTGACGAACGGATCGGGCGTCGCCCTCGGCAACCTGAAGCGCATCAGCTCCATTCGCCTCGGCCTGATCACCCGCTCGCCAGTGCAGGAGAAGCTGCGCGACGACGGCACGCCGATCAGCCCCGAACAAGTCGTGTTGTTCCCCGGCCTCACGAGTTCGGGTGGTGCCCAGCTGCAGTACGTCAGAACGCTGACGGCCGATGAGCGGAATTTCCGCTACCGCACCTACGAAACCATCATCCCGTTGCGCAACATGCAATTTGCACCCCTGCCATGA
- a CDS encoding pilus assembly protein, translated as MFQNTFTSLRRSLVTLGAGTLVAAGSLVQAQTPLADQPLFTNNPVPGNLALALSVEFPTAVSVAHIGNYSSARTYLGYFDPAKCYSYRSSATDSTTAPNTTAPDSYFYPVAMASATRTCSGQWSGNFLNWATMQTIDPFRWALTGGSRVIDTASLTVLEKAWASGQGGTGNFPNRSITNSTVLTGATPLTSLSRIYMRVESMGNRLRFSNNESNLTNGTAPVHYDNTTGANNVVYEVFGRVKVCDSAVGIESNCRAYGSNYKPEGLIQQYSDRIRYSAFGYLNDGSHLRDGGVLRARQKFVGPTQPVVGSPPTVNPAREWSATTGVFNVNPDAADAATTATIFNTPVANSGVINYLNKFGASGTYKTYDPVGELYYAAVRYFKNLGNIDSWTSVGSAGPGMRAQWVDNFPVITTWDDPIQYSCQRNFILGIGDANTHADKNVPGAGSLTANEPTKPSFGDTINAVTSTNRIGVMEGLGASLGTVNPYNGCCTNNSALMAGIAYDVHTRDIRPDVNSQPNTLGVQTISTYWLDVMEYQTLKPNNQFLLAAKYGGFEVPDGFNPATRTTALPEAWWHTNTDTLPNSGGPRPDNYFTAGAPDQMIAGLTRAFFDIASRIRAYTTSFSTTLPQVAQTGNASFSTLYDSQSWTGEVQANVLNFDTVTGNPVLEQPPVWFFSTRLETQAGSGGWNTGRRIASWDPVSRTAVAFRATGSSRLTDSQLATLDTGYDATNDSANYLNYLRGDRTNEINSTVTGSTRAYRTRSTLVGDIEGSKAVPVGKPDYPFSDADNPGYDAFKTANRNRRTVVYVGANDGMMHAIDGTLTAAGGSELFAYVPSALFNGPTNTPAVNGLAALGRSPYVHKYFVNSTPVTFDVDFHNTRNPDPLVTGPDWRTILVGGLGKGGRGFYALDVTNPDFNATSESNLVSKVLWEFTDPDMGYSYGAPLVGKTRKYGWVVVLTSGYNNGSSTGYIYIVNPRTGELLEKIATPTSSNGLAQVNGYVERYTDNAMDTLYAVDLDGNIWRVALTGLTGNYPAPELFAIATDDNGVRQPITARPVIEADPRTNTRFVMVGTGKLLDTTDIGSTQYQSFYAITDGNGREGGYATISTPVNKSNLVRTIDPVNPPTIDYSTRRGWFININELDAPTASGPPYRVVTRPSSFYGTVTFVAIALVNDPCSPTGTSRLIGVDFYNAQSLLLSSVTNERLPFVQVASNVTDINHLSVNGKHEIIFGDDRGGLSQARSAPPPGKPPGRLNWREIQTLSN; from the coding sequence ATGTTCCAGAACACCTTTACCTCGCTGCGCCGGTCGCTTGTGACCCTTGGCGCCGGCACCCTGGTTGCAGCGGGTTCGCTCGTGCAGGCGCAGACGCCGCTGGCCGACCAGCCTCTCTTCACCAACAACCCCGTGCCGGGCAACCTGGCCCTGGCGCTGTCGGTCGAATTCCCGACCGCGGTGAGCGTCGCCCACATCGGCAACTACTCGAGCGCCAGAACCTACCTCGGCTACTTCGACCCAGCCAAGTGCTACAGCTATCGCTCCAGCGCAACCGACAGCACCACCGCGCCCAACACCACCGCCCCAGACAGCTATTTCTACCCCGTCGCCATGGCCTCAGCGACGCGCACCTGTAGCGGCCAGTGGAGCGGCAACTTCCTCAACTGGGCGACGATGCAGACCATCGACCCGTTCCGCTGGGCGCTGACAGGTGGATCCCGCGTGATCGACACCGCGAGCCTCACGGTCCTGGAAAAGGCCTGGGCGTCCGGCCAAGGCGGTACCGGCAACTTCCCGAACCGTTCCATCACGAACAGCACCGTGCTCACGGGCGCCACGCCGCTCACGTCGCTGTCGCGCATCTACATGCGCGTTGAAAGCATGGGCAATCGCCTTCGTTTCAGTAACAACGAGAGCAACCTCACCAACGGCACGGCACCCGTTCACTACGACAACACGACCGGCGCCAACAACGTCGTCTATGAAGTGTTCGGCCGTGTGAAGGTCTGCGACAGCGCCGTCGGCATCGAATCGAACTGCAGAGCCTACGGCTCGAACTACAAACCCGAAGGGCTGATCCAGCAGTATTCCGATCGGATTCGTTATAGCGCCTTTGGTTATCTCAACGACGGCAGCCATCTGCGCGACGGCGGGGTGCTGCGCGCGCGCCAGAAGTTCGTGGGCCCGACCCAACCCGTCGTGGGCTCCCCACCCACTGTCAACCCGGCGCGCGAGTGGAGCGCCACCACTGGCGTCTTCAACGTCAACCCTGACGCCGCAGACGCTGCCACCACCGCAACCATCTTCAACACCCCGGTGGCCAACAGCGGCGTCATCAACTATCTCAACAAGTTCGGTGCCTCGGGTACCTACAAGACCTATGACCCGGTTGGGGAGCTCTATTACGCCGCGGTGCGCTACTTCAAGAACCTCGGCAACATCGACAGCTGGACCAGCGTGGGCAGCGCAGGCCCCGGCATGCGGGCGCAGTGGGTCGACAACTTCCCGGTGATCACCACCTGGGACGACCCGATCCAATACTCCTGCCAACGCAACTTCATCCTGGGCATCGGCGACGCCAACACACACGCCGACAAGAACGTCCCGGGCGCCGGATCGCTCACCGCCAACGAGCCCACCAAGCCGAGCTTTGGCGACACGATCAACGCCGTCACGTCGACCAACCGCATCGGCGTGATGGAAGGGCTCGGTGCCTCCCTAGGCACCGTCAACCCCTACAACGGCTGCTGTACCAACAACAGCGCGTTGATGGCCGGCATTGCCTACGACGTGCACACCCGCGACATCCGACCCGACGTCAATTCGCAGCCGAACACCCTGGGCGTGCAGACGATCTCGACCTACTGGCTCGACGTCATGGAGTACCAGACCCTGAAGCCGAACAACCAGTTCCTGCTGGCGGCGAAATATGGTGGCTTCGAGGTGCCGGACGGGTTCAACCCCGCCACCCGCACCACGGCCTTGCCGGAAGCCTGGTGGCACACGAACACCGACACCCTGCCGAATAGCGGCGGGCCACGCCCCGACAACTACTTCACCGCCGGCGCGCCGGACCAGATGATCGCCGGGCTGACACGAGCCTTCTTCGACATCGCATCGCGCATCCGTGCCTACACCACCTCGTTCTCGACCACGCTGCCCCAGGTCGCGCAGACCGGCAACGCCAGCTTCTCTACGCTCTACGACTCGCAGAGCTGGACCGGTGAAGTCCAGGCAAACGTGTTGAATTTCGACACCGTGACCGGCAACCCGGTGCTGGAGCAGCCGCCCGTCTGGTTCTTCTCGACCCGCCTTGAAACACAGGCCGGCAGCGGGGGCTGGAACACGGGCCGTCGCATCGCGAGCTGGGACCCTGTCTCGCGAACCGCCGTGGCGTTCCGTGCGACGGGCAGCTCGCGCCTGACTGATTCGCAGCTGGCCACGCTCGACACCGGCTATGACGCCACCAACGACAGCGCGAACTACCTCAACTACCTGCGCGGGGATCGCACCAACGAGATCAACTCGACGGTGACGGGCAGCACCCGTGCCTATCGCACGCGCTCGACGCTGGTGGGCGACATCGAAGGCTCGAAGGCCGTTCCGGTCGGAAAGCCCGACTACCCCTTCTCAGACGCCGACAACCCAGGCTACGATGCCTTCAAGACGGCGAACCGGAACCGCCGCACCGTGGTGTATGTGGGGGCAAACGACGGCATGATGCACGCCATCGACGGCACGCTCACCGCCGCCGGTGGCAGCGAACTCTTCGCCTACGTGCCCAGTGCCCTCTTCAACGGGCCGACCAACACACCCGCCGTCAATGGCCTGGCCGCACTGGGCCGCTCACCCTACGTGCACAAGTACTTCGTGAATTCGACGCCCGTCACCTTCGACGTCGACTTCCACAACACCCGCAACCCGGACCCGCTCGTCACAGGCCCCGACTGGCGCACCATCCTCGTCGGCGGCCTCGGCAAGGGTGGCAGGGGTTTTTATGCGCTTGACGTGACCAACCCGGATTTCAACGCGACCAGCGAGTCCAACCTCGTGAGCAAGGTCCTGTGGGAGTTCACCGACCCGGACATGGGGTACAGCTACGGCGCGCCGCTGGTTGGCAAGACCCGCAAGTACGGCTGGGTGGTGGTCCTGACATCGGGCTACAACAACGGCAGCAGCACCGGCTACATCTACATCGTCAACCCGCGCACCGGCGAGTTGCTCGAGAAGATTGCCACGCCGACGTCGAGCAATGGTCTGGCTCAGGTCAATGGCTACGTCGAGCGCTACACAGACAACGCCATGGACACGCTCTATGCCGTCGACCTGGACGGCAACATCTGGCGCGTGGCCCTCACCGGCCTGACCGGCAACTACCCGGCGCCGGAGCTGTTTGCCATCGCCACAGACGACAACGGCGTGCGCCAGCCCATCACTGCCCGCCCCGTCATCGAGGCAGATCCGCGCACCAACACCCGCTTCGTGATGGTGGGCACCGGCAAGCTGCTCGACACCACCGACATCGGCTCGACCCAGTACCAGAGCTTCTATGCCATCACCGACGGCAACGGGCGGGAGGGTGGATACGCGACCATCTCGACACCGGTCAACAAGTCGAACCTGGTCCGGACCATCGATCCGGTGAATCCGCCGACCATCGACTACTCGACCCGGCGCGGTTGGTTCATCAACATCAACGAACTCGATGCCCCCACGGCCTCCGGCCCGCCGTACCGGGTGGTCACCCGTCCGTCGAGCTTCTACGGCACGGTGACCTTCGTGGCGATTGCCCTGGTGAACGATCCCTGCAGCCCGACCGGCACCAGCCGCCTCATTGGCGTGGACTTCTACAACGCCCAGTCGCTGCTGCTCTCGTCGGTGACCAACGAGCGGCTGCCCTTCGTGCAGGTGGCCAGCAACGTGACCGACATCAATCACCTGAGCGTGAACGGCAAGCACGAGATCATCTTCGGCGACGACCGAGGCGGTCTCAGCCAAGCCCGCAGTGCACCGCCTCCTGGCAAGCCGCCTGGCCGCCTGAACTGGCGCGAAATCCAGACGCTGAGCAACTGA